A genomic region of Alistipes megaguti contains the following coding sequences:
- the panC gene encoding pantoate--beta-alanine ligase, giving the protein MKVFTSVKELRAELDRTEQAGIGFVPTMGALHAGHRSLVERARRENKTVVVSVFVNPTQFNDKNDLKHYPRTPEADEALLRDAGADFVLMPSVEEIYPEPDTRQFDFGQIDKVMEGATRPGHFNGVAQVVSRLFDIVRPTRAYFGEKDFQQIAVIRAMVEQLRLPVQIVECPIVRGEDGLALSSRNQLLDAPHRAAAPHIYATLRKAVEMSKTLDPQALKEWVVHEVESNPLLKVIYYQSVDARTMQEVHSWNDCDRIQGCIAVQAGDIRLIDNIRIR; this is encoded by the coding sequence ATGAAAGTATTTACCAGTGTCAAAGAGCTTCGCGCCGAACTCGATCGCACGGAGCAGGCCGGGATCGGATTCGTTCCCACGATGGGTGCCCTCCACGCAGGTCACCGCTCGCTGGTCGAACGAGCCCGGCGTGAAAACAAGACCGTTGTCGTCAGCGTTTTCGTCAACCCCACGCAGTTCAACGACAAAAACGATCTGAAACACTACCCCCGCACCCCGGAGGCCGACGAGGCGCTGCTGCGCGACGCAGGCGCCGACTTCGTCCTGATGCCCTCGGTCGAGGAGATCTATCCCGAACCCGATACCCGCCAGTTCGATTTCGGTCAGATCGACAAGGTCATGGAGGGCGCCACGCGTCCCGGACACTTCAACGGCGTGGCCCAGGTCGTCAGCCGCCTTTTCGACATCGTACGCCCGACCCGCGCCTACTTCGGCGAAAAGGACTTCCAGCAGATCGCCGTCATCCGCGCCATGGTCGAGCAGCTCCGTCTGCCCGTTCAGATCGTCGAGTGCCCCATCGTCCGCGGTGAGGACGGACTGGCCCTCTCGTCGCGCAACCAGCTGCTCGATGCCCCCCACCGCGCCGCGGCCCCCCATATCTACGCCACGCTCCGCAAGGCCGTCGAGATGTCGAAGACGCTCGACCCCCAGGCCCTCAAGGAGTGGGTCGTGCATGAGGTCGAGAGCAATCCCCTGCTCAAGGTCATCTACTACCAGTCGGTCGACGCCCGCACGATGCAGGAGGTCCACAGCTGGAACGACTGCGACCGCATTCAGGGCTGCATCGCCGTACAGGCCGGTGATATCCGTTTAATCGACAACATCCGTATCCGATAA
- the panD gene encoding aspartate 1-decarboxylase, protein MKFQIEVIKSKIHRVTVTQADLNYVGSITIDEALLEAANMIEGEKVQIMDNNNGERFETYIIKGPRNSGCICLNGAAARRVQVGDIIIIASYALMDFEDAKQFRPWVIFPDTATNRLVE, encoded by the coding sequence ATGAAATTCCAGATCGAAGTCATCAAATCGAAGATCCACCGTGTGACGGTCACGCAGGCCGATCTCAACTACGTGGGCAGTATCACCATCGACGAGGCGCTGCTCGAGGCCGCCAACATGATCGAGGGTGAAAAGGTCCAGATCATGGACAACAACAACGGCGAACGATTCGAAACCTACATCATCAAGGGCCCCCGCAACAGCGGCTGCATCTGCCTGAACGGCGCCGCAGCCCGCCGCGTACAGGTCGGCGACATCATCATCATCGCCTCCTACGCCCTGATGGATTTCGAGGATGCCAAGCAGTTCCGTCCCTGGGTCATCTTCCCCGACACGGCAACCAACCGGCTCGTCGAATAG
- a CDS encoding DUF456 domain-containing protein, translating to MDITLSISAFVLAILGIAGCIVPALPGTILSYAGLLCAYFTSWSQMGAAAIWIWLAVCVAVSAADYFLPAWMTKRFGGSRAGSIGATVGIFVGFFLLPPIGIILGPFLGAVVGELINDRRDFAKALVVGCGSFLSFIVGTGLKLIASIGIFIHILVDTWPTLRNWVANVF from the coding sequence ATGGATATTACCTTGTCGATAAGCGCCTTCGTACTGGCCATCCTGGGCATCGCCGGATGTATCGTCCCAGCCCTGCCGGGAACCATCCTCTCCTACGCGGGGCTGCTCTGCGCCTACTTCACCTCCTGGTCGCAGATGGGGGCCGCCGCCATCTGGATCTGGCTCGCCGTCTGCGTGGCCGTCAGCGCGGCCGACTACTTCCTCCCCGCCTGGATGACCAAACGTTTCGGCGGTTCGCGCGCCGGATCGATCGGCGCCACGGTCGGCATCTTTGTCGGATTCTTCCTCCTGCCCCCCATCGGGATCATCCTCGGCCCCTTCCTCGGCGCCGTCGTCGGCGAGCTGATCAACGACCGCCGGGACTTCGCCAAGGCACTGGTCGTCGGCTGCGGGTCGTTCCTCTCGTTCATCGTCGGAACCGGGCTGAAGCTCATCGCCTCGATCGGCATCTTCATCCATATCCTGGTCGACACGTGGCCCACGCTGCGAAACTGGGTTGCTAACGTTTTCTAA
- a CDS encoding pitrilysin family protein gives MKKLLALTVVILTLLAASCSKYKYETVEGDPMNTRIYTLPNGLKVYMSVNKETPRIQTYIAVRVGGKNDPAETTGLAHYFEHLMFKGTPNFGTSDYAAEKPMLDEIEQLFEVYRQTENEVERETIYRRIDSISYEASKLAIPNEYDKLMAAIGANGTNAYTSQDMTVYVEDIPSNEVENWAKIEADRFRNPVIRGFHTELETIYEEKNMSLTKDNRKVWEALDAALFPHHPYGTQTVLGTQEHLKNPSITNVKNYHKTYYVPNNMAICLSGDLNPDEVIATIDKYFGDMQPNENLPKLEFQPEEPITEPIVREVYGMEAANVLMGWRLPGTSSDPNDVAQIASAILNNGQAGLIDLDLNQQQKVLSAYGGYSSQPDYSSFLLGGSPKAGQSLEEVRDLLLGEVAKLRSGDFDEELIQASINNFKLYMMRAFENNDSRADMYVQSFIAGTDWADEVAQLDRMARITKQDVVDWANKYLGPESYAIVYKREGEDKSVQKIAAPKITPIVTNRDKQSAFLTEIQNTPVKPIEPVFVDYQKEMSQFDLREGIHVLYKKNELNDIFELQYVFNKGTENDPALGLAFDYLSYLGTEAMSAEQIASEMYDIACSFKMYAGGNLSTITIAGLSENMPKAIQIVEGLIAGAEADEAILENLKQDMIKSRADAKLSQSKNFAALQRYMFYGKEYIRRTTLTNEQLQALSSEELIASVQELLNKSHEIHYYGPMTEPDTKKCLADYHKAADVLEPLEENHAQMLRTDKSSVVLAQYDANQLYYLQYSNRGEAFDVKTDPEITLYNEYFGGSMNSICFQEMREARGLAYTAQAFLSTPAFADASYNYIAFIATQNDKMKTAIEAFDEIINQMPESQAAFQIAKDAILTRLRTDRTTGGHVLNSYVALRRLGLTEDRNRQIFEKVQSMTLDDVKAAQQKWVKDRPYTYGILGNIQDLDLNFLKTLGPITTVSQEELFGY, from the coding sequence ATGAAAAAACTACTGGCTCTGACCGTCGTCATCCTGACGCTGCTCGCCGCGTCGTGCAGCAAGTACAAGTACGAAACGGTCGAAGGAGATCCGATGAACACCCGGATCTACACCCTCCCCAACGGTCTGAAGGTCTACATGAGCGTCAACAAGGAGACGCCCCGTATCCAGACCTACATCGCCGTGCGCGTCGGCGGCAAGAACGACCCCGCCGAAACCACCGGTCTGGCCCACTACTTCGAACACCTCATGTTCAAGGGCACGCCCAACTTCGGAACCTCGGACTACGCCGCCGAGAAGCCGATGCTCGACGAGATCGAACAGCTCTTCGAGGTCTACCGCCAGACCGAGAACGAAGTCGAACGGGAGACCATCTACCGCCGCATCGACTCGATCAGCTACGAAGCCTCGAAACTCGCCATCCCGAACGAGTACGACAAGTTGATGGCCGCCATCGGCGCCAACGGAACCAACGCCTACACGTCGCAGGATATGACCGTCTACGTCGAGGATATCCCCTCGAACGAGGTCGAAAACTGGGCGAAGATCGAGGCCGACCGCTTCCGCAACCCCGTGATCCGCGGCTTCCACACCGAGCTGGAGACCATCTACGAGGAGAAGAACATGTCCCTGACGAAGGATAACCGCAAGGTCTGGGAGGCGCTCGATGCCGCATTGTTCCCCCACCATCCCTACGGTACGCAGACCGTGCTCGGTACGCAGGAGCACCTGAAGAACCCCTCGATCACCAACGTCAAGAATTACCACAAGACCTACTACGTCCCGAACAACATGGCGATCTGTCTGTCGGGTGATCTGAATCCAGACGAGGTGATCGCCACCATCGACAAGTACTTCGGCGACATGCAGCCCAACGAGAATCTGCCCAAGCTGGAGTTCCAGCCCGAAGAGCCCATTACGGAACCCATCGTGCGCGAGGTCTACGGGATGGAGGCGGCCAACGTCCTGATGGGTTGGCGGCTGCCGGGCACGTCGTCCGACCCGAACGACGTGGCCCAGATTGCCAGCGCCATTCTCAACAACGGACAGGCCGGCCTGATCGACCTGGATCTCAACCAGCAGCAGAAGGTCCTCTCCGCTTACGGCGGCTACTCGAGCCAGCCCGACTACAGCTCCTTCCTGCTCGGCGGAAGCCCCAAGGCCGGACAGTCGCTCGAAGAGGTCCGCGACCTGCTGCTGGGCGAAGTGGCCAAGCTCCGCTCGGGCGATTTCGACGAGGAGCTCATCCAGGCCTCGATCAACAACTTCAAGCTCTACATGATGCGCGCCTTTGAGAACAACGACTCGCGCGCCGACATGTACGTACAGTCGTTCATCGCCGGGACCGACTGGGCCGACGAGGTGGCACAACTCGACCGCATGGCCCGGATCACCAAGCAGGACGTCGTCGACTGGGCCAACAAGTACCTCGGCCCCGAAAGCTATGCCATCGTCTACAAGCGTGAGGGCGAGGACAAGAGCGTACAGAAGATCGCCGCCCCGAAGATCACCCCCATCGTCACGAACCGTGACAAGCAGAGCGCCTTCCTGACCGAGATCCAGAATACCCCCGTGAAGCCCATCGAGCCGGTATTCGTCGACTATCAGAAGGAGATGTCGCAGTTCGACCTGCGCGAGGGAATCCACGTCCTCTACAAGAAGAACGAGTTGAACGATATCTTCGAACTGCAGTATGTCTTCAACAAGGGAACCGAGAACGATCCCGCCCTCGGACTGGCCTTCGACTACCTGAGCTACCTCGGAACCGAAGCCATGTCGGCCGAGCAGATCGCCTCAGAGATGTACGACATCGCCTGCTCCTTCAAGATGTACGCCGGCGGCAACCTGAGCACCATCACGATCGCTGGTCTGAGCGAAAACATGCCCAAGGCCATACAGATCGTCGAGGGGCTGATCGCCGGTGCCGAGGCCGACGAGGCCATCCTCGAGAACCTCAAGCAGGACATGATCAAGTCGCGCGCCGACGCCAAACTCAGCCAGTCGAAGAACTTCGCCGCCCTGCAGCGCTACATGTTCTACGGCAAGGAGTACATCCGCCGCACGACGCTGACCAACGAACAGTTGCAGGCCCTCAGCTCGGAGGAACTCATCGCCAGCGTTCAGGAGCTGTTGAACAAGAGCCACGAGATCCACTACTACGGCCCGATGACCGAGCCCGACACCAAAAAATGTCTGGCCGACTACCACAAGGCGGCCGACGTACTCGAGCCTCTCGAGGAGAACCACGCGCAGATGCTGCGTACGGACAAGAGCAGCGTCGTGCTGGCCCAGTACGATGCCAACCAGCTCTACTACCTGCAGTACTCGAACCGCGGCGAGGCCTTCGACGTGAAGACCGATCCCGAGATCACGCTCTACAATGAATATTTCGGCGGCAGCATGAACTCGATCTGCTTCCAGGAGATGCGCGAAGCCCGCGGTCTGGCCTACACGGCCCAGGCTTTCCTCTCGACGCCCGCTTTCGCCGACGCGAGCTACAACTACATCGCCTTCATCGCCACGCAGAACGACAAGATGAAGACCGCCATCGAGGCCTTCGACGAGATCATCAACCAGATGCCCGAATCGCAGGCCGCCTTCCAGATCGCCAAGGACGCCATCCTGACCCGTCTGCGCACCGATCGCACCACGGGGGGCCATGTGCTGAACTCCTACGTTGCCCTGCGCCGTCTGGGACTTACGGAGGACCGCAACCGGCAGATCTTCGAGAAGGTGCAGTCGATGACGCTCGACGACGTGAAGGCTGCCCAGCAGAAGTGGGTCAAGGATCGCCCCTACACCTACGGCATTCTGGGCAACATTCAGGATCTCGACCTGAACTTCCTCAAGACGCTCGGCCCCATCACCACCGTTTCGCAGGAGGAGCTCTTCGGATATTGA
- a CDS encoding LacI family DNA-binding transcriptional regulator, with product MQKETLITIAERTGFSISTVSRVLNGKAQKYRIGAKTVEIITEEARKCNYQPNLTAQSLRTRRTNTIGLVVPSIDNPFFANIANVIIHEARLYHYTVILIDSMENERDEQEGIDSLMSRNIDGIIVVPCGGDSRMLEQVAQRTPIVLIDRYFSDTTLPYVSTDNYLGSYNATRMLLEMGHRRICCIQGPPSSITTIERVRGYRAALQSYGLEDQARVSGTDFTIQNGYVEAKLAFARAEPPTAIFALSNTILLGTIKAASESGLRIPDDLSVISFDNYTYLDFLSPAITRVNQPIEEMGILAVKMLFQILRKQDPGRAQILLPPSLIVRDSVRSLHEP from the coding sequence ATGCAAAAGGAGACACTTATAACGATTGCCGAGAGGACGGGTTTTTCCATATCTACGGTGTCTCGGGTGCTGAATGGAAAGGCGCAAAAATACCGGATAGGAGCAAAAACGGTCGAAATCATCACGGAGGAGGCCCGAAAATGCAACTATCAGCCCAATCTGACTGCGCAAAGTCTGCGAACGAGGCGCACAAATACGATCGGACTGGTCGTCCCGAGCATTGACAACCCCTTTTTCGCCAATATTGCCAACGTCATCATTCACGAGGCGCGGCTGTATCACTATACGGTGATTCTGATCGATTCGATGGAGAACGAGCGGGACGAGCAGGAGGGGATCGATTCGCTGATGAGTCGGAATATCGACGGGATCATTGTGGTCCCGTGCGGAGGCGATTCGCGGATGCTTGAGCAGGTGGCCCAGCGGACACCGATTGTGTTGATCGACCGTTATTTCTCCGATACGACACTTCCGTACGTGTCGACCGACAACTACCTGGGCAGTTACAATGCGACGCGGATGCTTCTGGAGATGGGGCACCGCCGGATCTGCTGTATTCAGGGTCCCCCCTCGTCCATTACGACCATCGAGCGGGTGCGCGGTTATCGGGCGGCGCTGCAGTCGTACGGACTGGAGGATCAGGCGCGAGTCTCGGGAACCGACTTTACGATCCAGAACGGTTACGTCGAGGCGAAGCTTGCCTTTGCCCGGGCGGAACCGCCGACGGCGATCTTTGCCTTGAGCAACACGATTCTCCTGGGTACGATCAAGGCGGCTTCGGAGTCGGGTTTGAGGATTCCGGACGATCTGTCGGTCATCTCGTTTGACAACTATACCTACCTGGATTTTCTTTCGCCGGCCATTACGCGCGTCAATCAGCCGATTGAGGAGATGGGGATTCTGGCCGTCAAGATGTTGTTTCAGATTCTCCGGAAGCAGGATCCGGGACGAGCCCAGATTCTGCTGCCGCCGAGTCTGATTGTCCGGGACTCGGTCCGCTCCCTGCATGAGCCGTGA
- the rbsK gene encoding ribokinase produces the protein MNPHKIVVIGSSNTDMVIKSSKLPAPGETVLGGTFLMNPGGKGANQAVAAARLGGNVTFICKTGNDLFANRATEGYRQEGINTKFILRNDEVPSGIALVTVDEAGENCIVVAPGANDTLTPADIEYARDEITSAKLLIMQLEIPLETVVAAARIAHLNGVTVILNPAPAPSAPLPDELLAMIDILIPNRCEAGILAGMKVSDWDSAEEAARILHGRGTKNILITLGSLGSLCYDGVSFTRIEAYKVRAVDTTAAGDTFCGALCVALSEGENLTRAARFASRVASISVTRLGAQNSVPYRREIDEMQEAACIG, from the coding sequence ATGAATCCCCACAAAATTGTTGTCATCGGCAGCAGCAATACGGACATGGTCATCAAGTCCAGTAAACTGCCGGCTCCGGGAGAAACCGTCCTGGGCGGAACATTCCTCATGAACCCAGGTGGCAAAGGGGCCAATCAGGCCGTCGCCGCCGCCCGCCTGGGCGGAAACGTCACCTTCATCTGCAAAACCGGAAACGATCTGTTCGCAAACAGGGCCACGGAAGGATATCGCCAGGAGGGTATCAATACGAAGTTCATCCTCCGCAACGATGAAGTACCCTCGGGAATCGCCCTGGTGACCGTCGACGAAGCCGGAGAAAACTGCATCGTCGTTGCTCCGGGGGCCAACGACACCCTCACCCCCGCGGATATCGAATACGCCCGGGACGAAATTACCTCGGCAAAGCTGCTCATCATGCAGCTCGAGATCCCGCTGGAAACCGTCGTTGCTGCAGCCCGAATCGCCCACCTGAACGGAGTCACGGTCATTCTGAACCCCGCCCCAGCTCCCTCCGCGCCGCTTCCCGACGAATTGCTCGCCATGATCGACATCCTGATCCCGAACCGCTGCGAAGCCGGAATTCTGGCCGGCATGAAGGTCTCCGACTGGGATTCGGCCGAAGAGGCCGCCCGAATACTCCATGGGCGGGGGACGAAGAACATCCTCATCACCCTCGGCTCGCTCGGATCCCTCTGCTACGACGGGGTCTCGTTCACCCGCATCGAGGCCTACAAGGTCCGGGCCGTCGACACCACCGCCGCCGGAGATACCTTCTGCGGCGCCCTGTGCGTCGCCCTCTCCGAGGGAGAGAATCTGACCCGGGCCGCCCGCTTCGCTTCGCGGGTCGCCTCGATCTCGGTAACCCGACTCGGGGCCCAGAATTCGGTCCCCTATCGCAGGGAGATCGACGAAATGCAGGAGGCCGCCTGCATCGGTTAA
- a CDS encoding IPT/TIG domain-containing protein, whose amino-acid sequence MRKLNFMILLSSLALASAGCNDETDRKAQPIAPILKEVVMPSESNTIPGTTVTISGKGFDFGDILYCTSLSQEKDFTPEVVDVTDYGISIAIPKEAAGTYEVDVERAGKVTTLPELLKVAYVITIEDLVMPTGNTSRGATLSIAGTGFAAGDKAVFTSDAYPSNASYTTDVSLTEEGIDIVIPDGCYGVNTLTLVRENRQGRLGTVNVAVAVGDEVGGGIVYYTSDEGIHGLIAKRTNTGSATEQWGPTSEHGGTQKGIYTGKENTRLCVEAMKNFHQQFATWPSSKKSAAEQCDAETETVDGITYDDWFLPSQEELVQLFYQKNMLAEKGAEMPANNYWSSTEGDTDDTAPVWSAYYVNFYEPENLVTAIADKEGWTIGIRAIRQF is encoded by the coding sequence ATGAGAAAACTGAACTTCATGATTCTCCTCTCGTCCCTCGCCCTCGCCTCTGCGGGCTGCAACGACGAGACCGATCGGAAGGCACAACCCATTGCCCCGATTCTGAAAGAAGTGGTCATGCCCTCGGAAAGCAATACGATTCCAGGCACGACGGTTACAATCTCCGGCAAGGGATTCGATTTCGGAGACATTCTCTACTGCACCTCGCTCTCCCAGGAGAAGGATTTTACACCTGAAGTGGTCGACGTCACCGATTACGGCATCTCGATCGCCATCCCGAAAGAGGCCGCGGGAACCTATGAGGTCGATGTCGAACGCGCAGGCAAGGTGACCACACTGCCCGAACTGCTCAAAGTCGCCTACGTCATCACGATCGAAGACCTGGTCATGCCGACCGGCAACACCTCGCGCGGCGCAACCCTCTCGATCGCCGGAACCGGCTTCGCGGCCGGTGACAAGGCCGTGTTCACCTCCGACGCCTACCCCTCGAACGCCTCCTACACCACCGACGTCTCACTGACCGAAGAGGGTATCGACATCGTGATTCCCGACGGATGCTACGGCGTGAACACCCTTACGCTCGTGCGCGAAAACCGTCAGGGGCGGCTCGGAACGGTCAATGTGGCCGTTGCAGTCGGCGATGAGGTCGGCGGCGGAATCGTCTACTACACCTCCGACGAAGGCATTCACGGACTGATCGCCAAACGTACCAATACGGGTTCGGCGACCGAACAATGGGGCCCCACCTCCGAACACGGCGGCACCCAGAAGGGGATCTACACCGGCAAGGAGAACACGCGGCTCTGCGTCGAGGCCATGAAGAACTTCCACCAGCAGTTCGCCACCTGGCCTTCGTCCAAGAAATCGGCTGCCGAACAGTGCGATGCCGAGACCGAAACCGTCGACGGAATCACCTACGACGACTGGTTCCTGCCCTCGCAGGAAGAACTCGTACAACTGTTCTACCAGAAAAACATGCTCGCCGAAAAGGGCGCAGAAATGCCTGCCAACAACTATTGGTCCTCTACCGAAGGCGACACGGACGACACGGCCCCCGTCTGGAGTGCCTACTACGTAAATTTCTACGAGCCCGAAAACCTGGTGACCGCCATCGCCGACAAGGAGGGATGGACCATCGGTATCCGCGCAATCCGGCAATTTTAG
- a CDS encoding TonB-dependent receptor has translation MKKILLILAAILLTTVGFAQNKVSGVVMDDNSEPLAGVAVLVKGTQKGVSTDADGRFSIDARKGDILTFSYIGMIDKSVPVSGALTRMEIRMVPDNYNMDDVVVIGYGSSKKSDLTGSVTSIKPEVLKNSKIGMVSSALQGSAAGVQVTQGNMKPGADASILIRGAGSINAGTEPLYIVDGVPVQGGLQDLSASDIQSIEVLKDASSASIYGSRGSNGVVLVTTKKGTAGKTRVSFNATGGIQKLMNKQKMMNAQQYYDLIESTGQTYTWTSAELRQLSRGESTDWQDAVTQDGSFQNYNFSVSGGGKTTTHYLGLDYYDQQGTVKRSSFNKLTVRYNMDATLNKWLRSGVRMNVIESKLMNINEESDSGYGTMHSAITAQPTAPIYNADGSYFDGFLNTKANPVAIVDLLDKPTKKTRVVGSFYLELEPIKNLRIRSDNGGELVFFKVNEYEDGRMGQHYAADGHARIMFNKKRYWQSENTVTYDFIRNRHKLTVMGGFSASKTDYEEVTADSKGLNATTKYNNLGGATTHGPNGSYASASTLVSFYARATYNFDERYLFTFTMRGDGSSRFAPGHRWGYFPSLAAAWRISEEKFMQKVSWIDNLKLRVSAGMLGNQNIGDYAYTAQISQGGSGLDYVFGNTLASGAVYSSISNPELTWEKAKQLDLGIDFGFFGNRIAGTIEAYYKRTSDLLWTVPLPKESGYTSSLTNVGILDNKGVEFTLNTVNLNLRNFQWTTSFNISYNRNEIVELYDGKQDVNKSLFVGHSLGEYYLLHAEGIWQLDEADRAAVYGAYPGDRKIQDLKPDNVINGDDRQFAGQSTPTWYGGFSNTFRFYGVDVTLFMNFAGGHKINNTLLRSQNSYNVWGNMSEDYYNGYWRIDRPSNIYPAPRVGSAYANGDGTDANLQDGKYLRIKNLEIGYTLPKRWTDAIRANSVRLFFSVQNLATFTAYTGYDVEAWDNTNPYPGSRSFIGGVSINF, from the coding sequence ATGAAAAAGATATTGCTTATACTGGCAGCCATACTGCTGACCACCGTCGGCTTTGCGCAGAACAAGGTCTCGGGCGTGGTCATGGATGACAACTCGGAGCCGCTGGCCGGCGTCGCCGTTCTCGTGAAGGGGACCCAGAAGGGGGTCTCGACCGATGCAGACGGACGATTCTCAATCGATGCCCGCAAAGGCGACATCCTCACCTTCTCCTACATCGGCATGATCGACAAAAGCGTCCCCGTCAGCGGCGCCCTCACCCGCATGGAGATCCGCATGGTACCCGACAACTACAACATGGATGACGTGGTGGTCATCGGCTACGGCTCGTCCAAGAAAAGCGACCTGACCGGCTCCGTCACCTCGATTAAGCCCGAAGTACTGAAAAACAGCAAGATCGGCATGGTATCCTCGGCCCTTCAGGGATCGGCTGCAGGCGTACAGGTGACCCAGGGCAACATGAAACCCGGTGCCGACGCCAGCATCCTGATCCGCGGCGCCGGTTCGATCAACGCCGGAACCGAACCCCTCTACATCGTCGACGGAGTACCCGTTCAGGGCGGTCTGCAGGACCTCTCGGCCAGCGACATCCAGTCCATCGAGGTTCTCAAGGATGCCTCGTCGGCCTCGATCTACGGATCACGCGGTTCGAACGGCGTGGTGCTCGTCACCACCAAAAAGGGTACGGCCGGCAAGACCCGCGTATCGTTCAACGCCACGGGCGGCATCCAGAAACTGATGAACAAGCAGAAGATGATGAACGCCCAGCAATACTACGACCTGATCGAATCCACCGGCCAGACCTACACCTGGACCTCGGCCGAACTGCGACAGCTCAGCCGCGGAGAATCGACCGACTGGCAGGATGCAGTCACGCAGGACGGCAGCTTCCAGAATTACAACTTCTCGGTATCGGGCGGCGGCAAAACGACCACCCACTACCTGGGTCTCGATTACTACGACCAGCAGGGTACCGTCAAACGCTCGTCGTTCAACAAGCTCACCGTCCGCTACAACATGGACGCTACGCTCAACAAGTGGCTGCGTTCGGGGGTCCGCATGAATGTCATCGAATCCAAACTGATGAACATCAACGAAGAGTCCGATTCCGGCTACGGAACCATGCACAGCGCCATCACCGCCCAGCCGACAGCCCCCATCTACAACGCCGACGGCAGCTATTTCGACGGCTTCCTCAATACGAAGGCAAACCCCGTGGCCATCGTCGACCTGCTGGACAAACCTACCAAGAAGACCCGTGTCGTAGGTTCGTTCTACCTCGAACTGGAGCCCATCAAGAACCTGCGGATCCGCTCGGACAACGGCGGCGAACTGGTCTTCTTCAAGGTCAATGAATACGAGGACGGCCGCATGGGTCAGCACTACGCAGCCGATGGACACGCCCGGATCATGTTCAACAAAAAACGCTACTGGCAGAGCGAAAACACCGTCACCTACGACTTCATCCGCAACCGCCACAAACTCACCGTCATGGGAGGTTTCTCCGCCTCGAAGACCGACTACGAGGAGGTGACGGCCGACTCCAAGGGGCTGAACGCCACCACCAAATACAACAACCTCGGCGGCGCAACCACCCACGGACCGAACGGCTCGTACGCCTCGGCTTCGACGCTCGTCTCGTTCTATGCCCGGGCCACCTACAACTTCGACGAACGCTATCTGTTCACCTTCACCATGCGCGGCGACGGCTCCTCGCGCTTCGCCCCCGGACACCGCTGGGGTTACTTCCCCTCGCTGGCTGCGGCATGGCGCATCTCCGAAGAGAAGTTCATGCAGAAGGTCTCCTGGATCGACAACCTCAAGCTGAGAGTCAGCGCCGGTATGCTCGGAAACCAGAACATCGGTGACTATGCCTACACGGCTCAGATCAGCCAGGGCGGCTCGGGGCTCGACTACGTCTTCGGCAATACGCTCGCATCGGGCGCCGTCTACAGCAGCATCAGCAATCCGGAACTGACCTGGGAAAAGGCCAAACAGCTCGATCTGGGCATCGACTTCGGATTCTTCGGAAACCGCATCGCCGGTACCATCGAAGCCTACTACAAACGCACGAGCGACCTGCTCTGGACCGTTCCGCTGCCCAAGGAGTCCGGCTATACGAGCTCGCTGACCAACGTCGGCATCCTCGACAACAAGGGTGTGGAGTTCACCCTCAACACGGTCAACCTCAACCTGCGCAACTTCCAGTGGACCACCTCGTTCAACATCTCCTACAACCGCAACGAGATCGTCGAGCTCTACGACGGCAAGCAGGATGTGAACAAGTCGCTCTTCGTGGGGCACTCGCTCGGTGAGTACTATCTGCTCCACGCCGAAGGGATCTGGCAACTCGACGAAGCCGACCGGGCAGCCGTCTACGGAGCCTATCCCGGCGACCGCAAGATCCAGGATCTCAAACCCGACAACGTCATCAACGGCGACGACCGTCAGTTCGCCGGGCAGAGCACGCCGACCTGGTACGGCGGATTCTCGAACACGTTCCGCTTCTACGGCGTCGACGTCACGCTCTTCATGAACTTTGCCGGCGGCCACAAGATCAACAACACGCTCCTGCGTTCGCAGAACTCCTACAACGTATGGGGAAACATGAGCGAGGACTACTACAACGGATACTGGCGCATCGACCGCCCGAGCAACATCTATCCCGCCCCGCGCGTCGGCAGCGCATACGCCAACGGTGACGGCACGGACGCCAACCTCCAGGACGGAAAATACCTCCGGATCAAGAACCTCGAGATCGGCTACACGCTCCCCAAACGGTGGACCGATGCCATCCGCGCCAACAGCGTCCGCCTCTTCTTCTCGGTTCAGAATCTGGCCACCTTCACCGCCTACACCGGCTACGATGTCGAAGCCTGGGACAACACGAACCCCTATCCCGGTTCGCGAAGCTTCATCGGCGGAGTCTCCATCAATTTCTAA